One stretch of Syntrophorhabdaceae bacterium DNA includes these proteins:
- a CDS encoding acyl-CoA dehydratase activase, with product MITAGIDSGAKNVKVVIMKDNKIIGKAMVLAGLDTKAAANQAYDEALKAAGLARKDIQKVLATGAGRKDCDFAQGEVTEVSADAKGIMYFMPDTHTVIDIGAEEGRAVRVNRDGSIVDFAINEKCAAGAGTFVESMTRALETEVEKMGDLYDQSTKEIGMNAQCVVFAESELVSLIHSLAAKPDIVRAILDAMADRIVSMMRRVGVENNVAAIGGVALNKGFIKAVEKELNIRISVPPDPQFIGAIGVAIAAAE from the coding sequence ATGATAACGGCAGGTATAGACAGCGGCGCAAAAAACGTGAAGGTCGTCATTATGAAAGACAATAAGATTATCGGGAAGGCAATGGTCCTCGCAGGTCTGGACACGAAGGCAGCGGCAAACCAGGCATACGATGAGGCATTAAAGGCGGCAGGTCTGGCAAGAAAAGACATACAGAAGGTCCTTGCTACCGGCGCAGGAAGAAAAGACTGCGACTTTGCTCAGGGCGAGGTTACAGAAGTGAGCGCCGATGCGAAAGGGATCATGTATTTTATGCCTGATACCCATACCGTTATCGATATAGGCGCCGAGGAAGGCAGGGCGGTCAGGGTAAACAGGGACGGCAGTATCGTTGACTTTGCAATCAACGAAAAGTGTGCTGCAGGCGCCGGGACCTTCGTCGAGTCAATGACAAGGGCCCTTGAGACGGAGGTTGAAAAGATGGGAGACCTCTATGACCAGTCAACAAAAGAGATCGGCATGAACGCGCAGTGCGTGGTGTTCGCGGAATCGGAACTTGTGTCGCTAATCCACTCACTGGCCGCAAAGCCGGATATCGTACGGGCGATCCTCGACGCGATGGCGGACAGGATCGTGTCCATGATGAGAAGGGTCGGTGTTGAGAATAATGTAGCGGCAATCGGTGGTGTTGCCCTCAACAAGGGTTTTATCAAGGCCGTTGAGAAAGAGCTGAACATCAGGATCAGCGTTCCTCCGGATCCGCAGTTTATCGGCGCCATCGGCGTTGCAATCGCGGCAGCAGAGTAA
- the ruvX gene encoding Holliday junction resolvase RuvX: MRILCLDVGDKKIGVSMSDPTHSIAQALKVYRRNSLKKDLREFRDIISEYDIERIVIGLPKDLSGEIGKKAQEVMEFAEALEKHVGLPVVLWDERFSTNEAHRVFEMASISHKKRKPYLDMIASQLILQGYLDANKPR, encoded by the coding sequence ATGCGGATACTCTGTCTTGACGTGGGGGATAAGAAGATCGGGGTCTCCATGTCGGACCCTACTCACAGTATTGCGCAGGCGCTTAAAGTATACAGAAGAAATTCTCTCAAGAAAGACCTGAGGGAGTTCAGGGATATCATATCGGAATATGATATTGAAAGGATCGTCATAGGACTTCCGAAAGACCTAAGCGGGGAGATTGGTAAAAAGGCGCAAGAGGTTATGGAGTTCGCAGAGGCCTTAGAGAAGCACGTTGGCTTACCTGTCGTACTCTGGGACGAACGGTTCAGCACCAATGAGGCCCACAGGGTCTTCGAGATGGCAAGTATAAGCCACAAAAAGCGGAAACCATACTTAGACATGATCGCATCACAACTAATATTACAAGGATACCTGGATGCTAACAAGCCGCGATAG
- the mltG gene encoding endolytic transglycosylase MltG, translating to MLTSRDRKIIITVLGIFIATQTIIFASIPRDTDGTLVNIVVKNGTSLYSIANKLKKEDLIFSSNLFVLCSLLYRGRLLAGEYALKKDMSTLKIVRKMGRGERNIYTLKIVEGYNMFNVADTVDRSQIMKSAEFLALTKNLGYLRKIGIMSDSIEGYLAPDTYHYSKEIEVEDFIEKIVQRTFKFFTKEDIKKRMEELGFDVHKTLTLASMIEKEAKLKAEKPFISAVFHNRLNKGMPLDCDPTVIYGTGMFDSPISRSNLDTYTPYNTYTFKGLPKGPICNPDRNSIMAALYPAQVDYLYFVSKNDGTHVFSKDMKEHNRFVAMYQRGKNTKK from the coding sequence ATGCTAACAAGCCGCGATAGAAAGATCATTATAACAGTTCTTGGTATCTTCATAGCCACACAGACCATCATCTTCGCAAGTATCCCAAGGGATACAGACGGTACGTTAGTTAATATCGTTGTGAAAAATGGAACAAGTCTGTATAGTATTGCAAATAAGCTCAAAAAGGAAGACTTGATCTTCTCGTCGAATCTTTTTGTGCTCTGTTCGTTGCTCTACAGGGGAAGACTGCTGGCTGGCGAGTATGCGTTAAAGAAGGACATGTCAACATTAAAGATCGTCAGAAAGATGGGGCGTGGTGAACGGAATATCTACACCCTTAAAATAGTGGAAGGTTACAATATGTTCAATGTCGCTGATACAGTCGACAGGTCACAGATCATGAAAAGCGCTGAGTTTCTGGCCCTGACCAAAAACCTGGGATATCTGAGAAAGATAGGTATCATGTCCGATTCCATCGAGGGCTATCTTGCACCGGATACCTATCACTATAGTAAGGAGATAGAGGTTGAAGATTTTATAGAAAAGATTGTTCAGAGAACCTTTAAATTTTTCACAAAAGAGGATATAAAAAAGAGGATGGAAGAACTCGGTTTTGACGTGCACAAGACGCTTACCCTTGCGTCCATGATCGAGAAAGAGGCAAAACTGAAGGCTGAGAAACCCTTCATCTCCGCTGTTTTTCATAACAGGTTGAATAAAGGGATGCCCCTTGACTGCGATCCAACGGTCATCTATGGGACAGGCATGTTTGACAGCCCTATAAGTCGTTCCAATCTCGATACATACACCCCTTACAATACTTATACATTCAAAGGATTGCCGAAGGGGCCTATCTGCAATCCTGACAGAAACTCCATCATGGCTGCCCTCTATCCTGCCCAGGTTGATTACCTTTACTTTGTTTCAAAAAATGACGGTACCCATGTCTTTTCCAAAGACATGAAAGAACATAACCGGTTCGTAGCAATGTATCAAAGAGGAAAAAACACAAAAAAATGA